The Nocardioides sp. S5 genome includes a window with the following:
- a CDS encoding endonuclease/exonuclease/phosphatase family protein, which yields MFSRSTSPRTRVALAGATVLAVAGLAAPLLTTPASAGGTGTDARRSAKPADVRFATFNASLNRLAEGDLVRDLSTPDNAQAAAVAETIQRTDPDVLLLNEFDYVEGGRAAELFRDNYLEVGHNGAAPVDYPYYYVAPVNTGVPSGLDLDNSGTIGGGNDAFGFGTFPGQYGMVVYSKHPIATDDVRTFQDFLWKDMPGAVLPDDPATPEPADWYSPAELDAVRLSSKSHWDVPIRIGGRTVHFLVSHPTPPTFDGAEDRNGTRNHDEIRLWADYVRDRADYLYDDGGTYGGLPPGSRFVIAGDQNADPLDGDSFDDAILQLLDHPRVRDPHPASAGAVEAAARDAAANLTHSGPPAHDTADFADALPNGPGNLRADYVLPDRSTKVRGAGVFWPESDDPLFRLVGTFPFPASDHRLVWVDVRPTGARGR from the coding sequence ATGTTCTCTCGGTCCACGTCCCCCCGCACCCGCGTCGCCCTCGCCGGCGCGACAGTCCTCGCCGTCGCCGGCCTCGCAGCGCCGCTGCTGACCACCCCGGCCAGCGCAGGCGGCACAGGCACCGACGCACGCCGGAGCGCGAAGCCGGCCGACGTGCGCTTCGCGACCTTCAACGCCTCGCTCAACCGGCTCGCCGAGGGCGACCTGGTGCGCGACCTCTCCACGCCCGACAACGCCCAGGCGGCGGCCGTCGCGGAGACGATCCAGCGCACCGACCCCGACGTGCTGCTGCTCAACGAGTTCGACTACGTCGAGGGCGGCCGCGCCGCGGAGCTGTTCCGAGACAACTACCTCGAGGTCGGGCACAACGGCGCGGCTCCGGTCGACTACCCCTACTACTACGTCGCCCCCGTCAACACCGGCGTCCCGAGCGGGCTCGACCTCGACAACAGCGGCACGATCGGCGGCGGCAACGACGCCTTCGGCTTCGGCACCTTCCCCGGCCAGTACGGCATGGTGGTCTACTCCAAGCACCCGATCGCCACCGATGACGTCCGCACCTTCCAGGACTTCCTCTGGAAGGACATGCCGGGCGCCGTCCTTCCCGACGACCCGGCCACGCCCGAGCCCGCGGACTGGTACTCCCCCGCCGAGCTCGACGCCGTACGCCTGTCGTCGAAGTCGCACTGGGACGTGCCGATCCGCATCGGCGGGCGCACCGTGCACTTCCTCGTCTCGCACCCGACGCCGCCCACCTTCGACGGCGCCGAGGACCGCAACGGCACCCGCAACCACGACGAGATCCGGCTGTGGGCCGACTACGTCCGCGACCGTGCCGACTACCTCTACGACGACGGGGGCACCTACGGCGGCCTGCCGCCCGGCAGCCGGTTCGTCATCGCCGGGGACCAGAACGCCGACCCCCTCGACGGCGACTCCTTCGACGACGCGATCCTCCAGCTGCTCGACCACCCGCGCGTCCGTGACCCGCACCCGGCGTCGGCCGGCGCCGTCGAGGCGGCCGCACGCGACGCAGCCGCCAACCTCACCCACTCGGGCCCGCCCGCACACGACACCGCGGACTTCGCCGACGCGCTGCCCAACGGCCCCGGCAACCTCCGCGCGGACTACGTCCTGCCCGACCGGTCGACGAAGGTGCGCGGCGCAGGCGTGTTCTGGCCCGAGTCCGACGACCCGCTGTTCCGCCTCGTCGGCACCTTCCCCTTCCCGGCCAGCGACCACCGACTGGTCTGGGTGGACGTGCGACCCACCGGAGCTCGCGGGCGCTGA
- a CDS encoding glycosyltransferase: MSTPSAVAVVVPARDEEVLLPACLESVRVARDALRAEHPTMRSEVFVVLDVCRDDTAGVVARHGARGVTSRAGYVGAARALGVETAAEWAGDRGDLWIASTDADSVVPPHWLLTQVRLAAEGHDLVVGTVSPRPADLSPDVLAAWHARHTLSDGHEHVHGANLGFSLDAYLDVGGFAPLPVHEDVELVEAMRRASLDWVATGAIDVSTSGRRTARAPLGFASYLEGLGA; the protein is encoded by the coding sequence GTGAGCACGCCGTCGGCGGTGGCCGTGGTGGTCCCGGCGCGCGACGAGGAGGTGCTGCTCCCCGCCTGCCTGGAGTCGGTCCGCGTCGCCCGCGACGCGCTGCGGGCCGAGCACCCGACGATGCGCAGCGAGGTGTTCGTCGTGCTCGACGTGTGCCGCGACGACACCGCCGGCGTGGTGGCCCGCCACGGGGCGAGGGGGGTCACGAGCCGCGCCGGCTACGTCGGCGCCGCCCGAGCGCTCGGTGTGGAGACGGCCGCCGAGTGGGCCGGGGACCGCGGTGACCTGTGGATCGCGAGCACCGACGCCGACAGCGTGGTGCCGCCCCACTGGCTGCTGACCCAGGTGCGGCTGGCCGCGGAGGGGCACGACCTCGTGGTGGGGACGGTCAGCCCGCGCCCGGCCGACCTGTCCCCCGACGTGCTGGCCGCCTGGCACGCCCGCCACACGCTCTCCGACGGGCACGAGCACGTCCACGGCGCGAACCTCGGGTTCTCGCTCGACGCCTACCTCGACGTCGGCGGGTTCGCACCGCTGCCGGTCCACGAGGACGTCGAGCTCGTCGAGGCGATGCGTCGCGCCTCGCTCGACTGGGTGGCCACGGGTGCCATCGACGTGTCGACGTCAGGACGGCGTACGGCCCGGGCGCCGCTCGGCTTCGCCTCCTACCTCGAGGGCCTCGGCGCCTGA
- a CDS encoding HNH endonuclease signature motif containing protein, whose product MIEELEMGPEAGADALGPAALLASIRSRKTAEDRAAADVLDLAARWADLHPPESIHSAASFTVAGCQHEEPIAGPGTPLVAEFCVAELGTVLGITSVSAKKLIGHALELRHRLPRLWAQVHSGSVPAWRARAVAEVTIHSTPELTVEAARFVDAQVAAVAGKIGPAQLDRLVAETIKRFDLAGVDPSADPEDGYLHVDPRHVTIHDEDVHFAGTVRLEAEIDLADGLDLHRALAHGAALQKALGSQESLDARRAKALGDLARTQTALDLLQQNNSADSGFEARSARTSTTDDDGQDLPVAREVVLHAHFDATMSGDTTVFAPTGRLEEGQRLLLLDQLRSWCGDSRTTITVRPVIDLNQEKAAPGYAIPDRIREDVILRDRTCVFPWCGRPARGCDVDHITEYDHDADAEGRPQPGPTHTDNLGALCRFHHRLKTHSAWRYRMTAPGVFEWTSPHGHRYRRDRTGTTALDPPDPGPPRIPSPRR is encoded by the coding sequence ATGATCGAGGAGCTGGAGATGGGACCGGAGGCCGGGGCAGACGCCCTCGGCCCCGCGGCCCTGCTCGCCTCGATCCGCTCCCGCAAGACCGCCGAGGACCGGGCCGCAGCCGACGTCCTGGACCTCGCAGCCCGGTGGGCCGACCTGCACCCACCGGAGTCCATCCACTCGGCCGCTTCCTTCACCGTCGCGGGGTGCCAGCACGAGGAGCCCATCGCCGGACCGGGTACGCCGCTGGTCGCGGAGTTCTGCGTCGCCGAGCTCGGCACCGTCCTGGGCATCACATCGGTGTCGGCGAAGAAGCTCATCGGCCATGCGCTCGAGCTGCGCCACCGGCTCCCGCGCCTGTGGGCGCAGGTCCACTCCGGATCGGTTCCTGCCTGGCGGGCCCGTGCGGTCGCGGAGGTGACGATCCACTCGACGCCGGAGCTGACGGTCGAGGCGGCGCGGTTCGTCGATGCGCAGGTCGCCGCGGTGGCGGGGAAGATCGGACCGGCGCAGCTGGACCGGCTGGTCGCGGAGACGATCAAGCGGTTCGACCTCGCAGGCGTGGACCCTTCGGCGGATCCGGAGGACGGGTATCTCCACGTCGACCCGCGCCACGTCACCATTCACGACGAGGACGTCCACTTCGCCGGCACCGTGCGGCTCGAGGCCGAGATCGACCTCGCCGACGGACTCGACCTCCACCGGGCCCTGGCGCACGGCGCCGCCCTTCAGAAGGCACTCGGCTCGCAGGAGTCCCTCGACGCCCGCCGGGCGAAGGCGCTCGGCGACCTTGCCCGGACGCAGACCGCGCTCGACCTCCTCCAGCAGAACAACTCTGCCGATAGTGGTTTCGAGGCTCGCTCCGCTCGCACCTCAACCACCGATGACGACGGGCAGGACCTCCCGGTCGCTCGGGAGGTCGTCCTCCACGCCCACTTCGACGCCACCATGTCCGGCGACACCACGGTCTTCGCTCCCACGGGCCGGCTGGAGGAGGGCCAGCGACTGCTCCTGCTGGACCAGCTCAGGTCCTGGTGCGGTGACTCGCGCACCACCATCACGGTCAGGCCCGTCATCGACCTCAACCAGGAGAAGGCCGCACCGGGCTACGCGATCCCGGACCGGATCCGGGAGGACGTGATTCTCCGCGACCGCACGTGTGTGTTCCCGTGGTGCGGTCGCCCAGCCAGGGGTTGCGACGTCGACCACATCACCGAGTACGACCACGACGCCGACGCGGAAGGCAGACCGCAACCCGGGCCGACCCACACCGACAATCTTGGTGCGTTGTGCCGGTTCCACCACAGGCTCAAGACCCACAGCGCCTGGCGCTACCGGATGACTGCGCCCGGAGTCTTCGAGTGGACCAGCCCTCATGGCCACCGCTACCGCCGGGACCGCACCGGCACCACCGCACTCGACCCACCCGACCCCGGCCCGCCCCGGATCCCGTCGCCTCGAAGATGA
- a CDS encoding PhoX family phosphatase, whose translation MTPPQSRTLLPMVNRTHGNRSAVTCHLRCGDACFQEVPNTTETSYFRDIAAKALSRRSVVGTGLTVAALTAVSGPVAAAPSAAKPKPDRGGPQRLAFSPIAPVADTVDAVSVPAGYRWDPVLRWGDPILAGAPEFDPDRQTPEAQAGQFGYNNDYLDIIETNRAGTRALLVCNHEYTNEGIMFPPGTDPETVIRTAWAAHGMSVVELERSRRGDVWSYVPGARLNRRVTVDTTFVVDGPAAGSDLLKTKADPTGRTVLGTLNNCAGGTTPWGTILSGEENFNQYFRATGADPKEKRYGLSATQDSRNWRSLDPRWDTTTDDYRNEPNRFGWIVELDPSDPTSTPVKHTAMGRFKHEGATVVVSRDGHVVAYMGDDERFDYVYRFVSREKMRPGSSAKARRHNLRLLSEGDLSVARFDGDGLGDGVSDGTGEWLPLTRDGRSVVPGYTTEEVLVYTRLAADVVQPTKMDRPEDVEPNLRNGRIYVACTNNTARTAAQVDEPNPRPANKDGHVVEMVPTGGDHTAATFAWNLFLICGDAASAGTYFGGWTGPVSPISCPDNVAFDSEGNLWVSTDGQPSAIKLDDGLFKVPVEGPDRGHVQQFLAVPAGAETCGPVIRDREDTVFVAVQHPGEDGTWAAPQSRFPDYVPTGSAAGAGSFAGPRPSVVQVTRA comes from the coding sequence ATGACTCCTCCCCAGAGCCGCACCCTGCTCCCGATGGTCAACCGCACGCACGGCAACCGCAGCGCCGTGACCTGCCACCTCCGCTGCGGCGACGCCTGCTTCCAAGAGGTCCCCAACACCACCGAGACCTCCTACTTCCGCGACATCGCTGCCAAGGCGCTCAGCCGTCGCTCCGTCGTGGGCACCGGCCTCACCGTCGCCGCGCTGACCGCGGTGAGCGGCCCGGTCGCCGCCGCCCCGAGCGCCGCGAAGCCGAAGCCCGACCGCGGCGGGCCGCAGCGCCTCGCCTTCTCGCCCATCGCACCGGTCGCCGACACCGTCGACGCCGTGAGCGTCCCCGCCGGCTACCGGTGGGACCCGGTCCTCCGATGGGGCGACCCGATCCTGGCCGGCGCACCCGAGTTCGACCCGGACCGGCAGACCCCCGAGGCGCAGGCCGGCCAGTTCGGCTACAACAACGACTACCTCGACATCATCGAGACCAACCGCGCTGGCACCCGCGCCCTGCTCGTGTGCAACCACGAGTACACCAACGAGGGGATCATGTTCCCGCCCGGCACGGACCCCGAGACCGTGATCCGCACGGCCTGGGCCGCGCACGGCATGTCGGTCGTGGAGCTCGAGCGGAGCCGGCGCGGCGACGTGTGGTCGTACGTCCCGGGCGCGCGCCTCAACCGGCGCGTCACCGTCGACACCACGTTCGTCGTCGACGGCCCCGCCGCCGGCTCAGACCTGCTCAAGACCAAGGCGGACCCGACCGGCCGCACGGTCCTCGGCACGCTGAACAACTGCGCCGGCGGCACCACGCCGTGGGGCACGATCCTGTCGGGCGAGGAGAACTTCAACCAGTACTTCCGTGCCACCGGGGCGGACCCGAAGGAGAAGCGCTACGGCCTGTCCGCCACCCAGGACTCGCGCAACTGGCGCTCGCTCGACCCGCGTTGGGACACCACCACCGACGACTACCGCAACGAGCCGAACCGGTTCGGCTGGATCGTCGAGCTCGACCCGAGCGACCCGACCTCCACCCCTGTCAAGCACACGGCGATGGGCCGCTTCAAGCACGAGGGTGCCACCGTCGTGGTGAGTCGCGACGGCCACGTCGTGGCCTACATGGGCGACGACGAGCGCTTCGACTACGTCTACCGCTTCGTCTCCCGCGAGAAGATGCGACCCGGCAGCAGCGCGAAGGCGCGCCGCCACAACCTCCGCCTGCTGAGCGAGGGTGACCTGTCCGTGGCCCGGTTCGACGGCGACGGCCTCGGAGACGGCGTCAGCGACGGCACCGGCGAGTGGCTCCCACTCACCCGCGACGGTCGGTCCGTCGTCCCCGGGTACACGACCGAGGAGGTGCTGGTCTACACCCGCCTGGCCGCCGACGTGGTCCAGCCGACCAAGATGGACCGCCCCGAGGACGTCGAGCCCAACCTGCGCAACGGGCGCATCTACGTCGCCTGCACCAACAACACCGCCCGCACCGCGGCACAGGTCGACGAACCCAACCCGCGCCCGGCCAACAAGGACGGGCACGTGGTGGAGATGGTCCCGACCGGCGGTGACCACACGGCGGCGACCTTCGCCTGGAACCTGTTCCTCATCTGCGGTGACGCCGCCTCCGCCGGCACCTACTTCGGCGGCTGGACCGGGCCCGTGTCCCCGATCTCGTGCCCCGACAACGTCGCCTTCGACAGCGAGGGCAACCTGTGGGTCTCGACCGACGGCCAGCCCAGCGCGATCAAGCTCGACGACGGCTTGTTCAAGGTGCCGGTCGAGGGTCCGGATCGCGGCCACGTGCAGCAGTTCCTGGCCGTGCCCGCCGGCGCAGAGACCTGCGGACCGGTCATCCGGGACCGCGAGGACACGGTCTTCGTCGCCGTCCAGCACCCGGGCGAGGACGGCACGTGGGCCGCGCCGCAGTCGCGCTTCCCCGACTACGTGCCGACTGGCTCGGCCGCCGGTGCGGGGTCGTTCGCCGGCCCGCGCCCGAGCGTGGTCCAGGTGACGCGCGCCTGA
- a CDS encoding adenylyltransferase/cytidyltransferase family protein: protein MVTQPAGPPPPRRVYVDMVGDLFHAGHVALLREARRHGDHLIVGVLGDETTAAYKRRPIMTLAERVAVIESCRYVDEVVADAPFLVDEDFLEKHAITTVVHGDDLSPEGAATIYGAAVEHDALVLVTRTGGLSTTEVIQRVVDRASEVNTG from the coding sequence ATGGTCACCCAGCCAGCCGGGCCCCCGCCCCCACGACGCGTCTACGTCGACATGGTCGGCGACCTGTTCCACGCGGGCCACGTCGCGCTGCTGCGAGAGGCACGCCGCCACGGCGACCACCTCATCGTCGGTGTCCTCGGCGACGAGACCACCGCGGCCTACAAGCGCCGGCCGATCATGACCCTGGCCGAGCGGGTCGCCGTCATCGAGTCGTGCCGGTACGTCGACGAGGTGGTCGCGGACGCGCCCTTCCTGGTCGACGAGGACTTCCTCGAGAAGCACGCGATCACGACCGTCGTGCACGGCGACGACCTCTCGCCGGAGGGAGCGGCCACCATCTACGGGGCGGCAGTGGAGCACGATGCGCTCGTCCTGGTCACCCGGACCGGCGGGCTGTCCACCACCGAGGTGATCCAGCGCGTGGTCGATCGGGCGTCCGAGGTGAACACCGGGTGA
- a CDS encoding arginine deiminase-related protein → MSAQAPSAVILIRATRFVPNPATAADNAFQADAPAGQTEEATAAGALAEMDALAEALRAVGVRVHVFDDDDHTRPDSVFPNNWLSTHAGGTVAVYPMYASNRRHERRSDVLEMLKSEYRVQAIVDYSGLEPDGIFLEGTGAMVLDHVSRVAYAARSYRADVAVLERFCTDFNYEPMAFDAVDSDGVPVYHTNVIACVGTHVALFALDMIPDEHRRQQVRERLAVTGRTIVELTEEQIREFAGNAVELCGRTSDGKRRYVMAMSARAKRSLRPDQVAAIEESCEIVAVDIPTVELAGGSVRCMIAGVHLDHRRPLAEAELSAAVAAINEDNPVTPDGRFVDGNA, encoded by the coding sequence GTGAGTGCCCAGGCCCCTTCCGCTGTCATCCTGATCCGCGCGACCAGGTTCGTCCCCAACCCGGCGACCGCTGCGGACAACGCCTTCCAGGCCGACGCCCCGGCCGGCCAGACCGAGGAAGCGACCGCCGCCGGGGCGCTCGCCGAGATGGACGCCCTCGCCGAGGCCCTGCGCGCGGTCGGCGTACGGGTCCACGTCTTCGACGACGACGACCACACCCGCCCCGACAGCGTCTTCCCGAACAACTGGCTGTCCACGCACGCCGGCGGCACCGTCGCGGTCTACCCGATGTACGCCTCGAACCGCCGCCACGAGCGTCGCAGCGACGTGCTGGAGATGCTGAAGTCGGAGTACCGCGTCCAGGCGATCGTCGACTACTCCGGCCTCGAGCCGGACGGCATCTTCCTGGAGGGCACCGGCGCGATGGTGCTGGACCACGTCTCGCGGGTCGCCTACGCCGCCCGCAGCTACCGCGCCGACGTGGCGGTGCTGGAGCGCTTCTGCACCGACTTCAACTACGAGCCGATGGCGTTCGACGCGGTCGACTCCGACGGCGTGCCGGTCTACCACACCAACGTCATCGCCTGCGTCGGCACGCACGTCGCTCTCTTCGCGCTCGACATGATCCCCGACGAGCACCGTCGACAGCAGGTGCGCGAGCGGCTCGCCGTCACCGGGCGCACGATCGTCGAGCTGACCGAGGAGCAGATCCGCGAGTTCGCCGGCAACGCGGTCGAGCTCTGCGGGCGCACGTCCGACGGCAAGCGCCGCTACGTCATGGCGATGTCGGCGCGGGCGAAGCGGTCGCTGCGTCCCGACCAGGTCGCCGCGATCGAGGAGTCGTGCGAGATCGTGGCGGTCGACATCCCCACCGTCGAGCTCGCCGGCGGCTCGGTGCGCTGCATGATCGCCGGGGTGCACCTCGACCACCGCCGCCCGCTGGCCGAGGCCGAGCTCAGCGCGGCGGTCGCCGCGATCAACGAGGACAACCCCGTGACGCCGGACGGACGGTTCGTCGACGGCAACGCCTGA
- a CDS encoding nuclear transport factor 2 family protein yields the protein MPDPTVVMNAVTNAVIRAAEARAEALARGDADELLALLHPDFRWTTHTGQVFDRAEYVARNTGGTTVWKSQALVDPDVAVIGDTAVLHAEVADVVLAADGRPETFRMPVTQVWVRDGDGWSCLAGHAGPRLAG from the coding sequence ATGCCCGACCCGACCGTCGTCATGAACGCCGTCACGAACGCCGTCATCCGCGCCGCCGAGGCACGGGCCGAGGCCCTCGCCCGGGGCGATGCCGACGAGCTGCTCGCCCTCCTCCACCCCGACTTCCGCTGGACGACCCACACCGGCCAGGTGTTCGACCGCGCTGAGTACGTGGCGCGCAACACCGGGGGCACGACCGTCTGGAAGTCGCAGGCACTCGTCGACCCCGACGTCGCGGTCATCGGCGACACCGCCGTGCTACATGCAGAGGTGGCTGACGTGGTGCTGGCTGCTGACGGCCGACCCGAGACCTTCCGGATGCCGGTGACCCAGGTCTGGGTACGGGACGGCGATGGCTGGTCGTGCCTCGCCGGCCATGCCGGCCCACGCCTCGCTGGCTGA
- a CDS encoding ceramidase domain-containing protein: MPRPVPTSVAVAAGSTALLALAVAQGWLGTDVGRGANFCERARPGAIAQPANTLSNIGFVVAGLLVAHHAQHRRHHRACAGPVMSTGVATLFACVVVLLGPGSAAMHATQSEWGGHLDMLSMYLVAGFAAAWAWARWARRGTAGFVTAYVVSVAACEAVGLWPDPVPVVNYSGNLAFGVLLLGAVGLETALWRRGETSRVFRHGVVAVASMLVAFSIWLLSNAGWCDPDSLLQGHAAWHVLCAVAAYWLYRLHASEVRAT, from the coding sequence GTGCCGCGACCCGTCCCCACCAGCGTCGCGGTCGCGGCCGGGTCGACGGCGCTCCTCGCCCTGGCGGTCGCCCAGGGTTGGCTGGGGACGGACGTCGGGCGCGGTGCGAACTTCTGCGAACGGGCCCGACCCGGCGCGATCGCGCAGCCGGCCAACACGCTGTCCAACATCGGCTTCGTCGTGGCCGGGCTCCTCGTCGCCCACCACGCGCAGCACCGTCGACACCACCGGGCCTGCGCCGGGCCCGTGATGTCGACCGGCGTCGCGACGCTCTTCGCGTGCGTCGTGGTGCTGCTGGGGCCGGGGTCCGCCGCGATGCACGCCACCCAGAGCGAGTGGGGTGGCCACCTCGACATGCTGAGCATGTACCTCGTCGCGGGATTCGCGGCCGCCTGGGCCTGGGCCCGATGGGCCCGTCGCGGGACCGCCGGCTTCGTGACGGCGTACGTCGTCTCCGTGGCCGCGTGCGAGGCGGTCGGGCTCTGGCCCGATCCGGTCCCCGTCGTCAACTACTCCGGCAACCTCGCCTTCGGCGTGCTGCTCCTCGGCGCCGTCGGGCTGGAGACCGCGCTGTGGCGTCGCGGCGAGACCAGCCGCGTCTTCCGCCACGGCGTCGTGGCGGTGGCCTCGATGCTCGTCGCGTTCAGCATCTGGCTGCTCAGCAACGCCGGCTGGTGCGACCCCGACTCGCTGCTGCAGGGTCACGCCGCGTGGCACGTGCTCTGCGCGGTCGCGGCGTACTGGCTCTACCGGCTCCACGCCTCCGAGGTGCGCGCCACCTGA
- a CDS encoding ATP-binding protein — translation MSRVIFMCGPSGSGKSTYARRLESAGMVRLSFDVEMWRRGISTVPLPPDVRREIEGELQRRLLELVAAGADVVLDFSFWSRRMRDDYRALLGPTGVVPETVYLATDRETVLRRMRARRGEHSDDFVLTEDLAIKYFDHFEPPTPDEGPLLVVE, via the coding sequence ATGAGCCGCGTGATCTTCATGTGCGGCCCGTCGGGCTCGGGGAAGTCGACGTACGCCCGCCGTCTGGAGAGTGCCGGGATGGTGCGGCTGTCCTTCGACGTCGAGATGTGGCGGCGTGGGATCTCCACGGTGCCGTTGCCACCGGATGTCCGGCGCGAGATCGAGGGTGAGCTGCAGCGTCGGTTGCTCGAGCTGGTCGCGGCAGGTGCTGACGTCGTCCTCGACTTCTCGTTCTGGTCGCGGCGGATGCGCGATGACTACCGCGCGCTGCTCGGGCCGACAGGTGTCGTCCCCGAGACGGTCTACCTCGCCACCGATCGCGAGACCGTGCTGCGCCGCATGCGGGCAAGGCGCGGCGAGCACTCCGACGACTTCGTGCTCACCGAGGACCTGGCTATCAAGTACTTCGACCACTTCGAGCCGCCTACTCCGGACGAGGGCCCGCTCCTGGTGGTGGAGTAG
- a CDS encoding 5'-3' exonuclease H3TH domain-containing protein: MAPSTPDPRARRLLLVVDAPSLLHRNHHARAHTGLRDRQGRPIWALHGMLRQILESIDTMAPDAIVFGLDDRTGSLRRDAYPDYKAGRAQKDPELVEQLDRAGALLDALGLATVTPPGLEADDVNASGATWAERNGWNCVIITSDRDAFAHISAHTRVLRLIDGGIHGSPMLNPARLFDMYAVRPANYLAFAALRGDSSDNLPGVQGIGEKTAAILLDVAGSMDAAWADIDHNDGRALLEALDDWAAETGGRRVGATVVRRLRAEGARERYDFNVRMMSGRDDLDLGLTPDVPGSRGLLPLDLDRVTRVVGFLDNDFTTDFAVRVLTGRPASG, translated from the coding sequence ATGGCTCCCAGCACCCCCGACCCTCGCGCCCGCCGCCTGCTGCTGGTCGTCGACGCGCCGTCGCTGCTGCACCGCAACCACCACGCGCGCGCCCACACCGGGCTCCGCGACCGGCAGGGTCGCCCGATCTGGGCGCTCCATGGGATGCTGCGCCAGATCCTGGAGTCGATCGACACGATGGCGCCCGACGCGATCGTCTTCGGCCTCGACGACCGGACCGGGTCGCTGCGGCGCGACGCCTACCCCGACTACAAGGCCGGGCGGGCGCAGAAGGACCCCGAGCTCGTCGAGCAGCTCGACCGCGCCGGGGCGCTCCTCGACGCCCTCGGGCTGGCCACCGTGACCCCGCCCGGGCTGGAGGCCGACGACGTCAACGCGTCCGGCGCCACGTGGGCGGAGCGCAACGGGTGGAACTGCGTCATCATCACCTCCGACCGCGACGCCTTCGCCCACATCAGTGCGCACACGCGGGTGCTGCGGCTCATCGACGGCGGCATCCACGGGTCCCCGATGCTCAACCCCGCGCGGCTCTTCGACATGTACGCCGTCCGTCCGGCCAACTACCTCGCCTTCGCGGCGCTGCGCGGCGACTCCAGCGACAACCTGCCCGGCGTGCAGGGCATCGGGGAGAAGACGGCGGCCATCCTGCTCGACGTGGCCGGGTCGATGGACGCCGCGTGGGCCGACATCGACCACAACGACGGCCGTGCGCTGCTCGAGGCCCTCGACGACTGGGCCGCCGAGACGGGCGGGCGCCGCGTCGGCGCCACCGTCGTGCGCCGCCTGCGGGCCGAGGGCGCTCGCGAGCGCTACGACTTCAACGTGCGGATGATGTCGGGGCGCGACGACCTCGATCTCGGGCTGACCCCGGACGTGCCCGGCTCGCGGGGGCTGCTCCCGCTCGACCTCGACCGCGTGACCCGGGTGGTCGGCTTCCTCGACAACGATTTCACCACCGACTTCGCGGTGCGGGTGCTGACCGGTCGGCCCGCGTCGGGCTGA